The sequence gctatataaattcagtccattttaccatttaccattttacttCTGACGGCACAAGTCTTCAGAAGTCTGGCCTTGTTAGACTTTATTAAGGGACATCAGAATAATTGGGGCTGGATACAGCTGCACACCATACTTTATCTGATTTATGTTAAAGAATTTGAGTGCGAAACATGTCACAGGTACAATCCATATGGCCTTGGAAAGGTGTTCACGTATTTTAACTTCTCACGCTAAAGCAATAAAAGCattgatgggaaaaaaaaaaaaaacgtttaaatacACTCAGCCACAAAGGACTGGTAACGTCCTCGTGGTTGAGAAAACATGTAGCATCTTCTTAAAAAGGCACTGGCAGCATGCACAGGTCTGTTTGAGCCTATCGTTACATGGTGTGTGcacagaaatctaaaaaaaacacactgaagaTATTATCCAAAAGAGACAATGAGACAGACCATGATTTTTAAGCTTTTGTCAAATGAACTTTTGTCTGCACCCAGTCAAGGGAGGCCAAAAGATTTGGGCACACTAAGTATTGTTTCTGTCACTGAGTTCCTACTGAATTAGTACAATTCTGTGGGTCACAAGTCAAATGTATTTTGTCGGTATACAATGAGAACCAGAAGGTATCAGTTTTAAAGCTGTTATCCCTGTGGGTAAAATGATGTCcaatcataaaaagaaaaccgaATAATTACTTTACAGCTTTGTCTCCGGATCTACACCTATCAACAGATAGGGCACACAGAGATATGGGTTGCAGAAAGAAATCCCATACTGTCTCATTATCCTGTTGTACACAAGTCAATTAGAAGCTGGAGACCTCTGAACTGAGATAAAGTTCAATGTACTGGAGATGTTTATATGACACCTAAAGCAACTGCTGGGCCAGACCTAAgataaagtgattttttttattaccgtTGCACATAATAACTGCTTGAACCGAACACCAGGGTCACAGGCGTTCATGCCTTCGGACATGAGGTCTTGAAAGCAATAAAACTTTCTTGCAGGCCCTGTTTAAAAATCGCATGGAAATGCctaattcttctgtttttaaaacaaagaaaagcaaattgagaaataaaacatttataaaaatccctaatatgtatgtttgtttgtgtgcacattTGTTTCTATAATTATTGTTTAAGAGCAGATGCATGATTTCCTTTCAAACCACTTTCATTCTGCTTGAAACGTGCACAGAGAACTGACTCGGAGGAGCGCCAACACGACCAAAAGGTGGCAGTGTTGAGTTTTACAAGCTTGTCCGGCGACGGGTTGTCCCGTCTGCGGAGTTCagtctttgtgttatttttttattttattttattattttttatgagaAACTCAGAATAAACGCTCAGAAAGGAACTTGCATGTCAGCTTCACCTAACCTTTGGTTAATTTGCGGTACCATTATGACTTTAATTGAGAGAAACGTCAGATAAAGGAATTTAACAACTCATAAAAGGGACACAGAATATACGcagataaaaaaatctaaaagtgtAAGAACTGAAACAGGGAAgcaattatctatctatctatctatctatctatctatctatctatctatctatctatctatctatctatctatctatctatctatctatctatctatctatctatctatctatctatctatctatctatctatctatctatctatctatctatctatctatctatccatggatatttttaaactgttttgttAGTTTGAGCGTACAATACGCGCTTTTTGAGTGTTTCGTTATGATTATGTGAAGATACATTGTCAGTATAATCCACgctaaacacttttttttgtttaatagcAAGTCTTAAAATTCCAGTTACTATAACTGAGCGTGTGCCCAGGCTGACAGCCAGCTGGTGGCCTCTTGTCAGTTGagaaaagtttgtttctgaGCGCTTCTGATATGTTAATTAGCTCCGCGAGTGTGCGACCCTATTGGCTCTTCGTCCGAGTCAATTTTCCGTTTCCAGCGTTACGTCAGGGCGGCTACAATCCTCTTAAACTCATCTGCTGTGTGATCCTAGTAAAACATCGTCCAACTAGGTACTCAGCGGCATCAAACGTCCGAGGCTGACTCTCGGCTTTGTTTCTCCCTCCACCCCTCTCCGCTCGCGTAATGTGTTCCTGAAGAAGGCGTAAAGTGTTAAATGTTTGAAACAGAAAACGGCCGTGTTTCACATGCTGAAAGAGGACTCCGCTACTCTTGTGCGCGGCACTGCTGCGTCTGTGCAATAGACTCTGCAAGGAAAAACTCCTCGCACGTGGCTGCGCAGAAAGGACCCTGCAAAAccgcttcttttttttagtttcaagACAAACGCTTAAAAAATCAAACTGGCTCACGTCCTTCCCAACCAGCCCAGTTTGACAGCTGCTCTTCACCCCGTTTGGAGGACTGTCAGCAGCAAGAGGATGGCATCAGAGCTGGCAATGAGCAACTCCGACCTGCCCACCAGTCCCTTGGCCATGGAATATGTTAATGACTTCGATCTGATGAAGTTTGAAGTGAAAAAGGAGCCGGTGGAGCCCGATCGCAACATCAGCCAGTGCAGTCGCCTTATCGCCGGGGGATCCTTGTCTTCCACCCCGATGAGCACGCCTTGCAGCTCGGTGCCCCCTTCCCCAAGCTTCTCGGCGCCAAGTCCGAGCTCGGGGAGCGAGCAGAAGACACACATAGAGGATTTCTACTGGATGTCCGGTTATCAGCAGCAGCTGAATCCAGAGGCGCTGGGCTTCAGCCCCGAAGACGCAGTAGAGGCGCTCATCAACAGCAGTCACCAGCTCCAGTCCTTCGATGGCTACGCCAGGGGCCAGCAGTTTGCTGGTGCGGCCGGGGCAGGAGGCACCATGGCCGGTGAAGAGATGGGCTCCGCGGCGGCCGTAGTGTCAGCCGTGATCGCTGCGGCAGCCGCCCAGAACGGGGCgcaacaccaccaccaccatcatcaccaccacaACGGCAGCCACCACCAGGCGCCGGGCGTCCAGTCCAACGGCACTTCTGGGACGAATCACCCCCACATGCGCCTGGAGGATCGGTTCTCAGACGAGCAGCTGGTGACCATGTCGGTGCGGGAGCTCAACCGGCAGCTGCGGGGGGTCAGCAAGGAAGAGGTGATCCGACTGAAGCAGAAGAGGAGGACCCTAAAGAACAGAGGCTACGCTCAGTCCTGCCGGTTCAAGCGGGTCCAGCAGCGGCACGTCCTGGAGGGGGAGAAAACGCAACTCATGCAGCAGGTTGAGCACCTAAAGCAAGAGATATCCAGGCTGGTCCGAGAGCGGGACGCGTACAAGGAAAAGTATGAGAAGCTCATCAGCAACGGCTTCAGAGAAAATGGATCCAGCAGTGACAACAACCCCTCATCCCCGGAGTTTTTCATGTGAGTCTCGAACTTATCgcgcaaaaagaaagaaaagtcacccctgtaaaaaaaaaaaaaaaaaaaaaaaaagtttccattaTGAGACTTTTttgattgtcttttttttttttttttttgcataaagcCAAATAGACAAAGAACTAATTTGTCAAGTTTTTCTTAtgattttatacttttttaagaAACAATGTCCTCAAGTTTGTGACTCTTTTAGATGTGAAGGGGTTTGACAtccgtgttttttttattttggaaagtcATATTGAGAAaacgttcttttttttatcttttatcagtAGTAGATAGCTCATAAGCTGTTTGTCAAGCTTTTTTTCCAACGCTGTTCTTTACAgcagtgttttttctttttctttttttttaagttgaccCAACGTCCCGCAGTACACCAAGTGTGCATGCATGCACTAAGTATACTCCTTTGAAGTTCATCAGTGTGCCCTTTTACAACATAATGCTTTTGATTCAGTGTTCAGATTCATGTCAAAGCTGCATACATCgcctttttttcctgtctttttttcATCTGCCAAAGTTGGAGGATTGCAAGCCTGCCATTTGACGCCACCTCATCTCATGTGTTTTCCTTCTCATTGTGTTGAGCAACGAAAATGACTGTATCTTCATCACAAACTAtccatttgttttaaagaaatgtattatTGAACTGCCCTGCATGCTGGACAtgtatggttttcttttaatttcttttattttgtttaatttttgcttgaagatgttcctttttttttctttttatcgtTCGGATGACTCCAGCATGGCATTCATAACGTCATTTAGGCTTCCTCACTTTTTTGGGAACGACACAAAAAAGTGACAGGACACCCCACCCTCCCCCCTTAAATCTATACAAGTGCATTTCAGCTGTGTTGAAGTGCTCCACCATCGACTGTCATTGTAGGCTGCGGTGAGTGCGCAGAGCATTACCTGATGGAACTTTTGTCGGCGGACATCCTGCAGcgagaggacaaaaaaaaaaaaaaaaaaaaaaaaagacttcacaAGTATAAGAATATCGCCAGTCCGATCTCTGGAAGTCTAGTCTGTTGCTATAAGCCtatgttatttaaatatattccaCTGTGCATATGTCAACCTTTGAATAATTTTTGAAACATAATTTAATTCTAAAGCTTATTGATCTAAGTTGCAAACAGGTTGAAACGGATTGGTAAAGGAAGGAGaggtttctctgttttttgtttttttgttttgcttttttttttgtttgtttgtcttttagttTCATTAACAATCATTAAGAGAAATTGGCTCGGCTGCAGTTTCAAAAGTGAGCAGGATTGTCCAGTTCAGGAACAGCGCTTTTGCAGCATGCATTAATAAACTGATGTGCGCGCTCTGGTCTCAGCCACACATTTagttattgtattttaaagcaattgcaaaataataataaaagtaaaaaaaaaaaaaaacaattttaaaatatattgtggTTAGATATAACTGTCATTGGTAAAGGCAACGTCTCTTGCAATATACTTTtgagaaatgtgtttctttaaCAAACTGACATTCTGAAATGCACTAAAGAAGATTTTGCCTATTGTTATGTGGGAGTCAGGGAAATAAGTTCATCTGCACCCCTCGTAAAAGGAGAGATTGACACCCTGTTACGACATAATCGTAGCGTTTTAATATGTAACGATCAGCTCAGAAGataatgtttgtcttttaaacaaagtcaatatttgcaaagcaataactaattattataattattattttaatcgATGATGTCTGGACATTGTTGGATCTTCAGGGATTGTTCCCCTGCATgtacaaaaaatgaaagcaccATTCGCTAATAAATCTCTGAAATATGTTAATTATTCTTTCTTCTTATATatggtatatataaatatattttgctgtGCAAAATTATACCACTCACTAACCATATGTGATGTTCATATGTGCtcgtttgttttcatttcatacaATTAAAAGATATGCAATAAATTTATGTAACTGTCTTCATTAAGTTTctcatatttctttcttttgactTGTCTAgggaagttttgtttttgtgactgAAGCAGGAATTAgggaaattacaaaaaaaagctcACATGACACTACTGGTGCTTTACTGGCAACTTTTCCTTACATTTTAAGGGAGTGTTAACCCACTCCCAAATTAATTATGGGTCTTGCcaagctaattaaaaaaaaacacacacacacatacacacacattttgtaaCTGAGAAAGTATGATTTTGGAAAGAAGCTTCCACCACAAGCCTTGCATTTTAATGCTTATAACTGAGCTGTGGATGCTGTCACCTTAAAATCATGATAATTATTATATCCTTTTGGCAATTCAAATATCTCTTTTTGGATGACATAAACCACGTTTCACACACTTTTTGCTTCAGCATGAAGcaaaaaagatgaagaaaaaaaacatccccctGACCTCCCATTATATGTTTTCTTTAGCTGACAATTAgtttctataattttttttgaaaaccatgacCTGTGATcaatgtgtgtgggtgtgtttttAGTCTAATTGTCTTTCAGCATTCGTGTGCTTGAGAGTGTTCATGTGTTGAAATAGTTATGGATCCACTCGGGGGTGTATTTCCCTGAATGAGAGTATATTTTGATCGCATCTTTATGTGCAAGTTTCTTGTGGTTTTGCATGTTTCAGATTTGCACCTCGCTTTTGTTCTTTCTCATTGTCCTGTTTGCTTTTGTGTGGTGTCCTCGCTTCAGAGCATTTGTCATCAGCATGTCATTGTTTCGGCCTACCCAGTTTCTCTCAGTGTGGTTCTGTTTGTCAGTGAGTCTAAATGTTGGCCTCGTGCGGACGTGCTCAGGTCGACGGGTTGCAATGAGGGCAAAGCTGTGACAGGCATGTAAGGGGGCGCACAAGAAGGTATCAGTATAAGTCAGCCGCTTTGGTGAACAGGAAAAGCTTCTGCGCTTCTCGACCAAATCTTTTGCATTTTTCGCTGCAGTTTATACATCTTTGGTTGACCTCCTTCAACGTAGTTCTTTTTACTTCACCGGTGTCTTAGCTGAAAAGGCTTGTTTTCAGAAACGCAAGAGGAAAAGAGCTTTTGTAAGTTCTGGGACAAGAAGTAGCCTTTTGGGCATGTTGTTTCTCTGTTCCAGAACAATCTGTTTTTTGAAACAGGAAGCCCAATGTGCCAGAACACACTCTGAAGAAAACCTAAGGGTTTCAGAGGACAGATTAGGTCTgggtttgttattttttaagcattttagaAACAGCTCTGCATGACTGTGCGTGAAGGATGATCACAAAGGACACCTTTCATAAAAAGCGAATCGCATTTTCAGCGTTAACAAAGCACTTAATGATCTCCTTTTATTCAGATACTGTAGAGTTTGCAAGTACAAATTTATTACTAAAATTACGCAgagacaacaaaataaaaagccatCCTCTCTACACCACCTGCGGTTGATGGGGCACTTACACACTTTCCCCAAAAAACAGAGATGGGGGGGAAATAAAGTCATTTTTAACCCACCACTTGTATCCCATTTGAGACGTGTGCGCTGCTGCTGTGGTGGCTGATTTGCCCCGAGTGAGCGGAGAGACTGAGACAATAGTCGGTCTTGggctgaattaaatgattttgctGATGATTAATAGTGGTGTGGGACACTGGCTCCTGCAATGTAGAGATGATAAATCGTGAGTGCAGCTCCGTGCAGCTGTGCCCGTTTTGGGTCTTAGCATGCACACACCATGCAATTTACAACCAAGCTGCTCTCCTTCTTCCTCAATTTATCTAATTACATCTATTTGATCTAAGCCGTAGTGCTGCTATGTTTTGATGTTTCACATCAACCACAACAATGAATTAAATCATTTCAA comes from Fundulus heteroclitus isolate FHET01 chromosome 4, MU-UCD_Fhet_4.1, whole genome shotgun sequence and encodes:
- the mafa gene encoding transcription factor Maf encodes the protein MASELAMSNSDLPTSPLAMEYVNDFDLMKFEVKKEPVEPDRNISQCSRLIAGGSLSSTPMSTPCSSVPPSPSFSAPSPSSGSEQKTHIEDFYWMSGYQQQLNPEALGFSPEDAVEALINSSHQLQSFDGYARGQQFAGAAGAGGTMAGEEMGSAAAVVSAVIAAAAAQNGAQHHHHHHHHHNGSHHQAPGVQSNGTSGTNHPHMRLEDRFSDEQLVTMSVRELNRQLRGVSKEEVIRLKQKRRTLKNRGYAQSCRFKRVQQRHVLEGEKTQLMQQVEHLKQEISRLVRERDAYKEKYEKLISNGFRENGSSSDNNPSSPEFFMSSRKFLHL